In the genome of Drosophila pseudoobscura strain MV-25-SWS-2005 chromosome 3, UCI_Dpse_MV25, whole genome shotgun sequence, one region contains:
- the LOC4804897 gene encoding retinol dehydrogenase 12 isoform X2, whose amino-acid sequence MEIIINFLQSIAPFFVAHGIVGIIALCVRLYMQGEKFKKCSDETGKVAIVTGGNTGLGRETVRELARRGATVYMACRDRDKGEKARKEIVKETKNSNVFSRECDLSSLDSVRNFVDGFKKEQDKLHILINNAGVFWEPRSLTKEGFEMHLGVNHIGHFLLTHLLLDLLKQSAPSRIVVVSSKAHERGRIQVDDINSKQSYDEGTAYCQSKLANILFTRELARRLEGTAVTVNALNPGIADTEIARNMIFFRTKLAQTILRPLLWSLMKSPRNGAQTTLFAALDSDLDHVSGQYFSDCRPKELAPAAKDDDMARWLWSQSEKWTGIGL is encoded by the exons AtggaaattattataaattttcTGCAAAGCATTGCCCCATTCTTTGTGGCACATGGAATTGTTGGAATTATTGCATTATGCGTGAG GCTATACATGCAGGGGGAAAAGTTCAAGAAGTGCTCGGATGAGACAGGCAAAGTGGCAATTGTGACTGGCGGAAATACGGGTCTCGGCAGAGAGACTGTGCGTGAGCTCGCGCGAAGAGGAGCTACAGTGTACATGGCATGTCGAGACAGGGATAAAGGGGAAAAAGCTCGCAAGGAGATCGTGAAGGAAACGAAGAACTCAAACGTTTTCTCTCGGGAATGTGACTTGTCCTCTTTGGATTCCGTTCGGAACTTTGTCGATGG TTTCAAGAAGGAGCAAGATAAGCTGCATATCCTGATCAACAATGCCGGTGTCTTCTGGGAGCCGCGTAGTCTCACCAAAGAAGGCTTCGAAATGCACTTGGGAGTCAATCATATCGGTCACTTTCTTCTCACCCACCTGTTGCTGGATTTACTGAAGCAGTCGGCACCTAGTCGCATCGTAGTCGTTTCTAGCAAGGCGCACGAGCGGGGCCGTATCCAAGTGGATGACATTAACAGCAAGCAGTCCTACGACGAAGGAACAGCCTACTGCCAGAGCAAACTGGCGAACATACTCTTCACTCGGGAGCTTGCGAGACGTCTCGAGGGCACCGCAGTAACAGTTAATGCTCTGAATCCAGGCATAGCAGACACGGAAATAGCGAGGAATATGATATTCTTTCGAACAAAGTTGGCCCA GACCATTCTCAGGCCACTGCTTTGGTCTCTCATGAAGTCTCCTCGAAACGGTGCCCAGACAACACTCTTTGCAGCTTTGGATTCCGACCTGGATCACGTGTCGGGTCAGTACTTCAGCGACTGCAGGCCGAAAGAATTAGCTCCTGCTGCCAAAGATGATGATATGGCCAGGTGGTTGTGGTCACAGTCCGAGAAATGGACGGGTATTGGACTTTGA
- the LOC4804897 gene encoding retinol dehydrogenase 12 isoform X1, translating into MEIIINFLQSIAPFFVAHGIVGIIALCVRLYMQGEKFKKCSDETGKVAIVTGGNTGLGRETVRELARRGATVYMACRDRDKGEKARKEIVKETKNSNVFSRECDLSSLDSVRNFVDGFKKEQDKLHILINNAGVFWEPRSLTKEGFEMHLGVNHIGHFLLTHLLLDLLKQSAPSRIVVVSSKAHERGRIQVDDINSKQSYDEGTAYCQSKLANILFTRELARRLEGTAVTVNALNPGIADTEIARNMIFFRTKLAQYVVETILRPLLWSLMKSPRNGAQTTLFAALDSDLDHVSGQYFSDCRPKELAPAAKDDDMARWLWSQSEKWTGIGL; encoded by the exons AtggaaattattataaattttcTGCAAAGCATTGCCCCATTCTTTGTGGCACATGGAATTGTTGGAATTATTGCATTATGCGTGAG GCTATACATGCAGGGGGAAAAGTTCAAGAAGTGCTCGGATGAGACAGGCAAAGTGGCAATTGTGACTGGCGGAAATACGGGTCTCGGCAGAGAGACTGTGCGTGAGCTCGCGCGAAGAGGAGCTACAGTGTACATGGCATGTCGAGACAGGGATAAAGGGGAAAAAGCTCGCAAGGAGATCGTGAAGGAAACGAAGAACTCAAACGTTTTCTCTCGGGAATGTGACTTGTCCTCTTTGGATTCCGTTCGGAACTTTGTCGATGG TTTCAAGAAGGAGCAAGATAAGCTGCATATCCTGATCAACAATGCCGGTGTCTTCTGGGAGCCGCGTAGTCTCACCAAAGAAGGCTTCGAAATGCACTTGGGAGTCAATCATATCGGTCACTTTCTTCTCACCCACCTGTTGCTGGATTTACTGAAGCAGTCGGCACCTAGTCGCATCGTAGTCGTTTCTAGCAAGGCGCACGAGCGGGGCCGTATCCAAGTGGATGACATTAACAGCAAGCAGTCCTACGACGAAGGAACAGCCTACTGCCAGAGCAAACTGGCGAACATACTCTTCACTCGGGAGCTTGCGAGACGTCTCGAGGGCACCGCAGTAACAGTTAATGCTCTGAATCCAGGCATAGCAGACACGGAAATAGCGAGGAATATGATATTCTTTCGAACAAAGTTGGCCCAGTATGTAGTAGA GACCATTCTCAGGCCACTGCTTTGGTCTCTCATGAAGTCTCCTCGAAACGGTGCCCAGACAACACTCTTTGCAGCTTTGGATTCCGACCTGGATCACGTGTCGGGTCAGTACTTCAGCGACTGCAGGCCGAAAGAATTAGCTCCTGCTGCCAAAGATGATGATATGGCCAGGTGGTTGTGGTCACAGTCCGAGAAATGGACGGGTATTGGACTTTGA
- the LOC4804899 gene encoding lysM and putative peptidoglycan-binding domain-containing protein 3 produces the protein MRRNVRHQNYNWDDPDPDNVEDIFARPAYDDDEFVNLVPLGHRPNGHARLARYENTLEVNVQEGDTLQALALKFHCSVADIKRLNMIDRDNEIHAHRIIRIPVTVHNVLLGNGVQDALPAVHRSGNNSPRHNIEREPAIERNPLEDARQMLDERLLVAAVNASGSVDDDQPSTSKAASKYYEGAHGSPNDEANMERSPDDSAPLLNDLLVDRHAPLVRPIPGPSLRAIDWSGSDCDMSWICLLIFILALCVVIPLVYVVYLAEHPHHNHSSQ, from the exons ATGAGACGCAATGT GCGCCACCAAAATTATAACTGGGACGATCCAGATCCAGACAATGTGGAGGATATCTTCGCGAGGCCAGCCTACGACGATGATGAGTTTGTCAACCTGGTGCCGTTGGGACACAGACCGAACGGCCACGCCAGATTGGCTCGCTATGAGAACACCCTAGAAGTCAACGTGCAAGAAGGCGACACCTTGCAAGCGTTGGCGCTCAAATTTCATTGTTCCGTGGCCGATATCAAACGCCTGAACATGATAGACCGCGACAATGAGATACACGCTCATCGCATCATTCGCATACCTGTAACAGTGCACAATGTTCTCTTGGGGAATGGAGTTCAGGATGCTCTGCCAGCCGTGCACAGAAGCGGCAACAACAGTCCAAGGCACAACATAGAACGGGAGCCTGCCATTGAACGCAACCCACTGGAGGATGCTCGCCAAATGTTGGACGAGAGACTCCTTGTAGCAGCAGTAAATGCATCTGGCTCTGTAGACGACGATCAACCGTCAACGAGTAAAGCGGCAAGCAAATACTACGAGGGAGCTCATGGGTCTCCAAATGATGAAG CCAATATGGAGCGATCGCCGGACGACAGTGCACCTCTGTTGAACGACTTGCTTGTGGACAGGCATGCTCCGCTGGTGCGTCCCATACCGGGTCCCTCTCTGCGTGCCATCGATTGGTCCGGCTCTGACTGCGACATGTCCTGGATCTGTCTGCTGATATTCATACTCGCTCTGTGCGTCGTCATACCGCTGGTCTATGTCGTCTATCTTGCGGAGCATCCACATCACAACCACAGCTCGCAGTAG
- the Rpt1 gene encoding 26S proteasome regulatory subunit 7 yields MPDYLGDDQRKVKHDEKEEKEIKSLDEGDIELLKTYGQSQYHKSIKNIEEDIQKAVKQVNELTGIKESDTGLAPPALWDLAADKQILQNEQPLQVARCTKIINADSDDPKYIINVKQFAKFVVDLADSVATTDIEEGMRVGVDRNKYQIHIPLPPKIDPTVTMMQVEDKPDVTYSDVGGCKEQIEKLREVVETPLLHPEKFVNLGIEPPKGVLLFGPPGTGKTLCARAVANRTDACFIRVIGSELVQKYVGEGARMVRELFEMARSKKACLIFFDEIDAIGGARFDDGAGGDNEVQRTMLELINQLDGFDPRGNIKVLMATNRPDTLDPALMRPGRLDRKVEFGLPDQDGRSHIFKIHARSMSVERDIRFDLLARLCPNSTGAEIRSVCTEAGMFAIRARRKVATEKDFLEAVNKVIKSYAKFSATPRYMTYN; encoded by the coding sequence ATGCCGGACTATCTGGGAGATGATCAGCGCAAAGTGAAACACgacgagaaggaggagaaggaaaTAAAGTCGCTGGACGAGGGTGACATCGAACTTCTGAAGACATACGGCCAGAGTCAATACCACAAGTCCATAAAAAACATCGAGGAAGACATTCAAAAGGCTGTGAAGCAGGTCAATGAGTTGACTGGCATCAAGGAGAGTGACACAGGTCTGGCACCTCCTGCGCTCTGGGATCTGGCTGCTGATAAGCAAATTCTGCAAAATGAGCAACCGCTTCAGGTGGCACGTTGCACCAAAATCATCAACGCCGACTCGGATGACCCGAAGTACATTATCAACGTGAAGCAGTTTGCGAAGTTCGTCGTGGACTTGGCCGATTCGGTGGCCACAACCGATATTGAGGAAGGAATGCGTGTGGGTGTCGATCGCAACAAGTACCAGATCCACATACCGCTGCCGCCGAAAATTGATCCGACAGTTACGATGATGCAGGTGGAAGATAAGCCGGATGTGACCTACAGCGATGTTGGCGGCTGCAAGGAGCAGATCGAGAAGCTGCGGGAGGTTGTGGAAACTCCGCTGTTGCATCCCGAGAAATTTGTCAACTTGGGCATTGAACCGCCCAAGGGCGTGTTGCTTTTTGGACCGCCTGGCACTGGCAAGACACTCTGTGCCCGAGCCGTTGCCAATCGCACAGATGCCTGTTTCATTCGCGTCATCGGGTCAGAGCTGGTGCAAAAGTATGTCGGCGAGGGAGCGCGTATGGTGCGCGAGCTGTTTGAGATGGCACGCTCCAAGAAGGCTTGTCTTATTTTCTTCGATGAAATCGATGCGATCGGCGGAGCCCGATTCGAtgatggtgctggtggtgatAACGAGGTGCAGCGTACTATGTTGGAGCTCATTAATCAGCTGGATGGGTTTGATCCTCGTGGTAATATCAAGGTTCTGATGGCTACCAACAGACCAGACACTCTAGATCCAGCGTTAATGCGTCCCGGCCGTCTGGACCGTAAGGTGGAGTTCGGTCTGCCTGACCAGGATGGACGCTCGCATATTTTCAAGATTCACGCTCGCTCTATGTCCGTGGAACGTGACATTCGTTTTGATCTTCTCGCTCGTCTCTGCCCCAACTCTACGGGCGCCGAGATCCGCTCAGTGTGCACGGAAGCCGGCATGTTTGCAATTCGTGCGCGTCGCAAGGTGGCCACCGAAAAGGATTTCCTCGAGGCCGTGAACAAGGTTATCAAGAGCTACGCCAAGTTTAGCGCCACTCCCCGCTATATGACCTATAATTAA
- the LOC4804898 gene encoding retinol dehydrogenase 12 isoform X1 — MGFFSFLKSRPIFWLSVTGTTVGAACAIKDLMQGGKFTKETDETNKVFIVTGSNSGIGKETVRELAKRGATVYMACRDMKKCEEAREEIVLETKNKYVYCRECDLASLDSIRNFVAAFKREQKTLNILINNAGVMRCPRSLTKDGFEMQLGVNHMGHFLLTTLLLDLLKNSTPSRIVNVSSLAHTRGEINTGDLNSEKSYDEGKAYSQSKLANVLFTRELARRLAGTGVTANALHPGVVDTELFRHMSFFSNFFAGLFVKPLFWPFVKTAANGAQTSLYAALDPDLELVSGEYFSDCQPKEVAPAGTDTQTAKWLWAVSEKWTNPPPIDVKK; from the exons ATGGGGTTTTTTTCGTTCCTAAAGAGTCGCCCCATCTTCTGGCTGAGCGTCACCGGAACTACGGTAGGCGCCGCCTGCGCCATAAA AGACCTTATGCAAGGCGGCAAATTCACAAAAGAAACCGATGAAACGAACAAAGTATTCATTGTGACGGGGTCGAACAGCGGAATTGGAAAGGAAACGGTCAGGGAACTGGCGAAACGGGGAGCAACCGTTTACATGGCATGTCGAGACATGAAAAAATGTGAGGAGGCCCGAGAAGAGATTGTGCTGGagaccaaaaacaaatacgTGTACTGCCGTGAGTGTGACTTGGCTTCGCTGGACTCAATTCGGAATTTCGTTGCTGC CTTCAAGCGGGAACAGAAAACGCTGAATATACTCATCAACAATGCTGGTGTCATGCGCTGTCCCCGTTCACTTACAAAGGATGGCTTCGAGATGCAGTTGGGCGTGAATCATATGGGCCACTTTTTACTTACGACACTGCTATTGGATCTGTTGAAG AATTCAACGCCTAGTAGGATAGTCAACGTCTCGAGCCTAGCACATACACGTGGCGAAATCAACACCGGCGACCTGAACAGTGAGAAGTCGTACGACGAAGGCAAAGCCTACAGTCAGAGTAAATTGGCGAACGTCCTGTTCACACGGGAGTTGGCTAGACGACTGGCAGGCACAGGAGTAACGGCTAATGCATTGCACCCCGGGGTTGTGGATACAGAACTCTTTAGGCACATGAGCTTCTTCAGTAACTTCTTTGCCGG aCTATTCGTTAAGCCTTTGTTTTGGCCCTTCGTAAAGACCGCCGCGAATGGGGCACAAACCAGCTTATATGCGGCTCTCGATCCGGACTTGGAGCTGGTGTCTGGTGAATATTTCAGCGATTGCCAGCCCAAAGAAGTAGCGCCAGCTGGCACTGACACACAGACAGCCAAATGGCTTTGGGCAGTCAGTGAAAAGTGGACAAATCCACCGCCCATCGATGTGAAAAAATAG
- the LOC4804898 gene encoding retinol dehydrogenase 12 isoform X2 codes for MQGGKFTKETDETNKVFIVTGSNSGIGKETVRELAKRGATVYMACRDMKKCEEAREEIVLETKNKYVYCRECDLASLDSIRNFVAAFKREQKTLNILINNAGVMRCPRSLTKDGFEMQLGVNHMGHFLLTTLLLDLLKNSTPSRIVNVSSLAHTRGEINTGDLNSEKSYDEGKAYSQSKLANVLFTRELARRLAGTGVTANALHPGVVDTELFRHMSFFSNFFAGLFVKPLFWPFVKTAANGAQTSLYAALDPDLELVSGEYFSDCQPKEVAPAGTDTQTAKWLWAVSEKWTNPPPIDVKK; via the exons ATGCAAGGCGGCAAATTCACAAAAGAAACCGATGAAACGAACAAAGTATTCATTGTGACGGGGTCGAACAGCGGAATTGGAAAGGAAACGGTCAGGGAACTGGCGAAACGGGGAGCAACCGTTTACATGGCATGTCGAGACATGAAAAAATGTGAGGAGGCCCGAGAAGAGATTGTGCTGGagaccaaaaacaaatacgTGTACTGCCGTGAGTGTGACTTGGCTTCGCTGGACTCAATTCGGAATTTCGTTGCTGC CTTCAAGCGGGAACAGAAAACGCTGAATATACTCATCAACAATGCTGGTGTCATGCGCTGTCCCCGTTCACTTACAAAGGATGGCTTCGAGATGCAGTTGGGCGTGAATCATATGGGCCACTTTTTACTTACGACACTGCTATTGGATCTGTTGAAG AATTCAACGCCTAGTAGGATAGTCAACGTCTCGAGCCTAGCACATACACGTGGCGAAATCAACACCGGCGACCTGAACAGTGAGAAGTCGTACGACGAAGGCAAAGCCTACAGTCAGAGTAAATTGGCGAACGTCCTGTTCACACGGGAGTTGGCTAGACGACTGGCAGGCACAGGAGTAACGGCTAATGCATTGCACCCCGGGGTTGTGGATACAGAACTCTTTAGGCACATGAGCTTCTTCAGTAACTTCTTTGCCGG aCTATTCGTTAAGCCTTTGTTTTGGCCCTTCGTAAAGACCGCCGCGAATGGGGCACAAACCAGCTTATATGCGGCTCTCGATCCGGACTTGGAGCTGGTGTCTGGTGAATATTTCAGCGATTGCCAGCCCAAAGAAGTAGCGCCAGCTGGCACTGACACACAGACAGCCAAATGGCTTTGGGCAGTCAGTGAAAAGTGGACAAATCCACCGCCCATCGATGTGAAAAAATAG